A single genomic interval of Methylocystis sp. IM3 harbors:
- a CDS encoding tryptophan 2,3-dioxygenase, which translates to MAPFRQLDNLEPGIHSDLAGKMDYASYLRLDQVLSAQRPLSAHHDEMLFIIMHQVAELWFKLVLHELRAAREHICVDDIEPCEKILSRVKATQRQLFEQWAVLETLTPSEYVQFRHLLGPASGLQSRQFRLIEFILGNKQAEILALYAHDEPARRELQAELERPTLYDEFLRHLGRCGHPVPRSCIERDWSRPHQRNAELVKVFACIYAEPEAYWKEYALCEKLVDIDEHYQLWRFRHMKTVERIIGYKPGTGGSSGVAFLKKIVDRAFFPELLDLRTAIGAEP; encoded by the coding sequence TTGGCCCCATTTCGACAATTGGACAATCTCGAACCGGGGATCCATAGCGATCTCGCGGGCAAGATGGATTATGCGAGCTATCTGAGGCTCGACCAAGTCCTGAGCGCGCAGCGTCCGCTTTCAGCGCATCATGACGAGATGCTGTTCATCATCATGCATCAGGTCGCTGAACTGTGGTTCAAGCTCGTGCTCCATGAGCTGCGGGCCGCTCGTGAACATATTTGCGTCGACGACATCGAGCCATGCGAAAAAATACTGTCGCGCGTGAAAGCGACACAAAGACAATTATTCGAACAATGGGCGGTTCTCGAAACGCTGACCCCGAGCGAATACGTCCAGTTCAGGCATTTACTGGGACCCGCGTCGGGCCTCCAGTCCCGCCAGTTTCGCCTGATCGAGTTCATCCTTGGCAACAAGCAGGCCGAAATTCTTGCGCTTTATGCGCATGATGAGCCAGCGCGACGCGAACTGCAGGCGGAACTCGAGCGCCCAACCCTTTATGATGAGTTTCTGCGTCATCTCGGCAGATGCGGACATCCCGTGCCGCGATCCTGCATCGAACGCGACTGGAGCAGGCCGCATCAACGCAACGCCGAACTCGTCAAGGTGTTCGCATGCATCTACGCTGAGCCGGAAGCCTATTGGAAGGAATACGCCTTATGCGAAAAACTGGTCGATATAGACGAACACTATCAGCTCTGGCGCTTTCGCCATATGAAGACGGTCGAGCGCATCATCGGCTATAAGCCCGGCACCGGCGGATCATCGGGCGTCGCCTTTTTGAAGAAAATCGTCGACCGCGCCTTCTTTCCCGAATTGCTCGACCTCAGAACCGCCATCGGCGCTGAGCCATGA
- a CDS encoding DUF6496 domain-containing protein: MPKETREQKETIHRVMHEYKHGELRTGRAGAKVKNPRQAMAIALHEAGATKQEPPAKNRENLRKTKEKERKGDTAEAEAEGKEAQDRTLRDE, from the coding sequence GTGCCAAAAGAAACCAGGGAACAGAAGGAAACGATCCACCGCGTCATGCACGAGTACAAGCATGGCGAGTTGCGGACAGGGCGGGCGGGAGCCAAGGTGAAGAATCCGCGGCAGGCCATGGCCATCGCCTTGCACGAAGCCGGCGCCACGAAGCAGGAACCCCCCGCAAAGAACAGGGAGAACCTGAGGAAAACGAAGGAAAAGGAGCGCAAGGGAGACACAGCCGAGGCTGAAGCCGAGGGCAAGGAAGCCCAGGACCGCACCTTGCGGGACGAATGA
- a CDS encoding aminotransferase class V-fold PLP-dependent enzyme — translation MSSMNASVATLGDRPLQENDLREHIDPLFSRVLRKGGDSIYLANHSLGRPLDRTEDDVREGLGLWYSHLDGAWEGWQAETLGFRQRVAALIHAAGAHCIIPKASAGQGLRAVLNRRDRPLRVIASRSEFNSIDVILKAYEGRGRIQIDWVGPDARRLYRPNDFIAALEARPDLLVLSLVFYDTGQFFADIAAVIDVARACGVEILLDLYHAAGALPVDVGALDVDYAVGGCYKYLRGGPGAAWLYVHPRRLDEEPRTLDTGWFAVAAPFGFERAGATRFAQGGDGWLESTPAILPFYQARAGLEFALVIGVERLRAYCLTQQSLFLAELSKHRVACFAPEQPRGAFVAIPHSGAASIVDRLGAEGIIADAREGFLRFCPDILNSSRELCEAARRIAGVVRR, via the coding sequence ATGAGCTCTATGAATGCGTCTGTCGCCACCCTGGGCGATCGCCCCTTGCAGGAAAATGATCTGCGCGAACACATCGACCCGTTGTTCTCACGCGTTCTGCGCAAAGGCGGTGACTCAATCTATCTTGCAAATCATTCGCTCGGCCGCCCGCTGGACCGCACGGAAGACGATGTGCGCGAGGGACTCGGCCTCTGGTATTCACATCTCGACGGCGCCTGGGAGGGATGGCAGGCCGAGACGCTCGGCTTTCGCCAGCGCGTCGCCGCGCTGATCCATGCGGCGGGCGCGCATTGCATCATTCCCAAGGCAAGCGCGGGTCAGGGCTTGCGCGCCGTCCTGAACAGGCGCGACAGACCCCTGCGCGTGATCGCCTCCCGTAGCGAGTTCAACTCGATCGACGTGATCCTGAAGGCCTATGAGGGACGCGGACGCATTCAAATCGACTGGGTAGGCCCGGACGCGCGCCGGCTCTATCGACCAAATGATTTTATCGCTGCGCTCGAAGCGCGCCCAGACCTGCTCGTTCTCTCGCTGGTATTCTACGATACGGGGCAGTTTTTTGCCGACATCGCGGCCGTCATCGACGTCGCAAGGGCGTGCGGGGTCGAGATCCTGCTCGATCTTTATCACGCAGCCGGCGCCCTTCCGGTCGACGTCGGCGCCCTCGACGTCGATTACGCCGTCGGCGGCTGTTATAAATATCTCAGAGGCGGCCCGGGCGCCGCGTGGCTCTATGTGCATCCGCGGCGCCTCGACGAAGAGCCGAGAACCCTCGATACGGGCTGGTTCGCTGTCGCCGCGCCATTCGGCTTCGAACGGGCGGGCGCCACGCGCTTTGCGCAAGGCGGAGATGGCTGGCTCGAGTCGACGCCGGCAATCCTGCCGTTCTATCAGGCGCGCGCAGGGCTGGAATTTGCCTTGGTGATCGGCGTGGAGCGGTTGCGCGCCTATTGCCTGACGCAACAGAGTCTCTTTCTGGCCGAGCTGAGCAAGCATAGGGTCGCCTGTTTCGCCCCAGAGCAACCGCGCGGCGCATTCGTCGCGATTCCCCATTCGGGGGCTGCGTCCATTGTCGATCGTCTTGGGGCGGAAGGCATAATCGCCGACGCCCGCGAAGGCTTCCTCCGCTTCTGTCCCGATATTTTGAATTCTTCTCGGGAACTTTGCGAGGCCGCCAGGCGTATCGCCGGCGTGGTGCGACGTTAA